A section of the Cervus canadensis isolate Bull #8, Minnesota chromosome 8, ASM1932006v1, whole genome shotgun sequence genome encodes:
- the CHCHD1 gene encoding coiled-coil-helix-coiled-coil-helix domain-containing protein 1 produces the protein MATPSLRGRLARLGNPRKPILKPNKPLILADHVGERRREKGEATCITEMSIMMACWKQNEFRDEACKKEIRDFFDCASRAEAARKMRSIQEDLGELGSLPPKKLNKLLQRFPNKPHVS, from the exons ATGGCGACGCCAAGCCTCCGCGGTCGGCTAGCACGGCTTGGGAACCCGCGGAAGCCTATACTGAAGCCCAATAAGCCCCTCATCCTAGCTGACCATGTCGGGGAACGGCGCCGGGAGAAGGGCG AGGCGACCTGTATCACGGAGATGTCGATAATGATGGCCTGCTGGAAGCAGAATGAATTCCGCGACGAAGCGTGCAAAAAAGAGATCCGGGACTTCTTCGATTGTGCTTCGCGGGCTGAG GCAGCCCGAAAAATGAGATCAATCCAGGAGGATCTGGGAGAGTTGGGGAGTTTACCCCCCAAGAAATTGAATAAGCTGCTACAGAGGTTTCCTAACAAACCTCACGtcagctga